Proteins co-encoded in one Megalops cyprinoides isolate fMegCyp1 chromosome 1, fMegCyp1.pri, whole genome shotgun sequence genomic window:
- the LOC118791474 gene encoding beta-2-glycoprotein 1-like, whose translation MLQSLLLLLLCQLSLYNLVTPAKVCGRPPVMADVEEHGFQRVYEVGSEVFLSCKRGYIPTSGSRKIICTSSGQWSQAKLKCSPKSCSFPDPLANGAIHIADIIFESKINYTCNEGYILRGANTSECTANGTWSEPLPFCEPVTCGLPEIPKYATMTYNRKFKGNTTLFGDSVMYECSPPLVLFGDERGYCTADGTWTKPPECRLVTCPPPTGIANGFMSFAVIREHGYKEKVKYGCDVNYVLEGPMETECEKTGQWSTKPSCKAPCTIGIERGRIFYNGKKIWIGDLKPNRVLHSELVALYCKNEEKNCGYPVVTQCIDGTLKIPECYREPNAFKYHMQANSLPSEIKMC comes from the exons ATGCTTCAAAGCCTTCTGCTTTTGCTGCTTTGTCAGCTGTCCTTGTACAATTTGGTGACACCGGCAAAAG tGTGCGGCCGCCCTCCTGTAATGGCCGACGTTGAGGAGCACGGCTTCCAACGTGTTTATGAAGTTGGGTCTGAGGTATTCCTCTCCTGCAAACGCGGGTATATTCCAACATCAGGGTCCCGCAAAATTATCTGTACTAGCAGCGGACAATGGAGTCAAGCCAAACTCAAGTGTTCAC CAAAAAGCTGTTCCTTCCCTGATCCTTTGGCAAATGGCGCGATTCACATTGCTGACATCATATTCGAGAGTAAAATCAACTACACCTGCAATGAAGG GTACATCCTGCGTGGAGCTAACACCAGTGAATGCACAGCTAATGGCACCTGGAGTGAGCCACTGCCATTTTGTGAAC CGGTAACTTGTGGCCTTCCTGAAATACCTAAATATGCTACGATGACTTACAACAGAAAGTTTAAAGGCAACACAACGTTATTCGGAGACAGTGTGATGTATGAATGCTCACCACCCCTTGTCCTTTTTGGTGATGAGAGAGGGTATTGTACAGCCGACGGGACCTGGACAAAGCCCCCTGAGTGTCGCC TTGTGACATGCCCACCCCCAACCGGAATAGCCAATGGGTTCATGTCATTTGCTGTAATCAGGGAGCATGGCTACAAGGAGAAAGTCAAATATGGGTGTGATGTGAATTATGTTCTGGAAGGACCCATGGAGACAGAATGTGAGAAAACAGGACAGTGGTCTACCAAGCCCAGTTGTAAAG CACCGTGCACTATTGGCATTGAAAGAGGTCGAATCTTTtataatggcaaaaaaatatgGATTGGGGATCTAAAGCCAAATAGAGTCCTACATTCAGAGTTGGTggcactgtactgtaaaaatgaAGAGAAGAATTGTGGGTACCCAGTTGTAACCCAGTGTATTGATGGTACACTGAAGATTCCTGAATGCTATCGAG aaccaaatgcatttaaatatcatATGCAAGCGAACTCACTTCCATCAGAGATAAAGAtgtgctga